One window of Equus caballus isolate H_3958 breed thoroughbred chromosome 3, TB-T2T, whole genome shotgun sequence genomic DNA carries:
- the LOC100051567 gene encoding eukaryotic peptide chain release factor subunit 1-like, giving the protein MADDPSAADRNVEIWKIKKLIKSLEAARGNGTSMISLIIPPKDQISRVAKMLADEFGSASNIKSRVNRLSVLGAITSVQQRLKRCNKVPPNGLVVYCGTIVTEEGKEKKVNIDFEPFKPVNTSLYLCDNKFHTEALTALLSDDSKFGFIVIDGSGALFGTLQGKTREVLHKFTVDLPKKHGRGGQSALRFACLRMEK; this is encoded by the coding sequence ATGGCGGACGACCCCAGTGCAGCCGACAGGAACGTGGAGATCTGGAAGATCAAGAAGCTCATTAAGAGCTTGGAGGCGGCCCGCGGCAATGGCACAAGCATGATATCATTGATCATTCCTCCCAAAGACCAGATTTCAAGAGTGGCAAAAATGTTAGCAGATGAGTTTGGAAGTGCATCTAACATTAAATCACGTGTAAACCGCCTTTCAGTCTTGGGAGCCATTACATCTGTACAGCAAAGACTCAAACGTTGTAACAAAGTACCTCCAAATGGACTGGTTGTTTACTGTGGTACAATTGtaacagaagaaggaaaggaaaagaaagtcaaCATTGACTTTGAACCTTTCAAACCAGTTAATACGTCGTTGTATTTGTGCGACAACAAATTCCATACAGAGGCTCTTACAGCACTACTTTCAGATGATAGCAAGTTTGGCTTCATTGTAATAGATGGTAGTGGTGCACTTTTTGGCACACTCCAAGGAAAGACAAGAGAAGTCCTGCACAAATTCACTGTGGATCTCCCAAAGAAACATGGTAGAGGAGGTCAATCAGCCTTGCGTTTTGCCTGTTTAAGAATGGAAAAGTGA